Proteins from a single region of Paraglaciecola sp. T6c:
- a CDS encoding S28 family serine protease, which produces MLQLLGAVVVSLGVSLTVSARAEEQKEPAHYWNFPQAPESTSMTPSKLKYIDIKDTIAIRGTEYRIRVPENWNGTLISDLDYYHAAESPKYLKLLERGYAFSGTLRRPERLEHYDPAHEIHDLVSVLDIFAEKFGKPQRTIQYGCSGGGNVATGMAEIHPDRIDGAISAGAPTSPWFTNSSLDGFFVLKSLIAPELPIVNLPLHGDEIKEIGAAWREAIENAQKTPEGRARIALAVTIGQWPGWGGTFGLNAQASMPEPEVNDVDALQESMYQTVSLVLPSERTFGHTMLERAAPGQLRWNTGIDYRAFFKNGNPSYQKAVEALYEKAGLNLIDELNQVNSSTRVAADPEAIRWWSAPGRTHVGKPKVPLLRLHDNGDLLVYPSMVKGYESLVAENGYSELFRSAYVNRAGHCTYSVAEVAAAIDTVEQRIKTGEWPSTSPDSLNALGKRLDSDGETQFYNYSGVKKYNRVWVPTAKDFIGAPK; this is translated from the coding sequence ATGTTGCAGTTGCTCGGGGCTGTTGTCGTTTCTCTTGGAGTAAGCCTTACGGTATCGGCTCGAGCCGAAGAACAAAAAGAGCCTGCACATTATTGGAATTTTCCACAAGCTCCAGAGTCAACCAGCATGACGCCGTCAAAATTAAAATACATAGACATTAAAGACACCATTGCAATCAGAGGGACAGAGTATCGTATTCGGGTACCTGAAAATTGGAACGGCACTTTGATAAGTGATCTTGATTATTATCACGCGGCCGAATCACCGAAGTATCTGAAGCTACTTGAGCGAGGTTATGCTTTTTCGGGAACGCTGCGTCGTCCTGAGCGACTTGAACATTACGATCCTGCTCATGAGATACATGATTTGGTCTCAGTACTGGACATTTTCGCAGAAAAATTTGGTAAACCACAACGGACAATTCAGTACGGTTGTTCTGGCGGTGGTAATGTGGCAACAGGCATGGCTGAAATTCATCCAGATCGTATCGATGGCGCCATTTCAGCTGGTGCGCCAACGAGTCCTTGGTTTACGAATTCTTCACTTGATGGCTTCTTTGTTTTGAAATCTTTGATCGCTCCAGAGTTGCCCATAGTGAACCTTCCATTGCATGGGGATGAGATCAAAGAAATTGGTGCAGCTTGGCGTGAAGCCATAGAAAACGCCCAAAAAACGCCTGAAGGTCGCGCACGTATTGCGCTGGCCGTCACTATCGGTCAATGGCCTGGTTGGGGGGGGACGTTTGGTCTAAATGCGCAAGCTAGTATGCCGGAACCCGAGGTTAACGATGTGGATGCGTTGCAAGAAAGTATGTATCAAACCGTATCTTTGGTGCTGCCTTCTGAGCGTACTTTTGGTCACACTATGCTTGAACGCGCGGCACCGGGGCAGTTACGCTGGAATACCGGTATCGACTATCGAGCGTTCTTCAAAAATGGTAATCCATCTTATCAAAAGGCTGTTGAAGCGCTTTATGAAAAAGCTGGATTGAATTTAATTGACGAGCTTAATCAGGTGAATTCATCTACTAGAGTCGCGGCCGATCCCGAAGCGATACGTTGGTGGAGCGCTCCGGGGCGAACACATGTAGGAAAGCCAAAAGTACCTTTGTTACGTCTGCATGATAATGGTGATTTGTTAGTGTACCCGAGCATGGTCAAAGGGTATGAATCTTTAGTGGCTGAAAACGGTTATTCAGAGTTGTTTCGCAGCGCTTATGTTAATCGAGCGGGGCATTGTACCTATAGCGTGGCGGAGGTTGCTGCGGCTATTGATACCGTTGAACAGCGGATTAAAACAGGGGAGTGGCCCAGTACATCACCTGATTCTCTTAATGCCTTAGGCAAAAGGTTAGACTCAGACGGTGAGACGCAATTCTATAATTATAGCGGTGTGAAGAAATACAATCGTGTGTGGGTTCCTACGGCGAAAGATTTTATAGGCGCTCCAAAATAG
- a CDS encoding TonB-dependent receptor domain-containing protein has product MSVHKQFRLKNNMFSSLVPGIVLLSCFPSFTHAQQETSELTKQEKQADASDIEQVVITGSRLRQDGSMAPTPVTVLSSDEIEAGGKTNIADFINDLPQLQNSSTPRSIGFTSSSGLQGANLLNLRNLGTNRTLVLLDGRRVVPGVPTGSVDLSLLPSALVKRVDIVTGGASAAYGADAVAGVVNLVLDTKYTGVKAHIQGGSSSEGDAESKSGSIAGGTSFANGRGHVVGNIEYAENKAAFASERDWAKSKSIVPNPNYTQGGAEHERIIVDSGLGLATPGGLIINTPLRGTQFDDNGNPVPFDFGAPTGNGFIAVSPDAYNPIALQQLIAPLERYSGFMHATYDLTENTTIYGEASYGKSTVRQETLPLFRFANQVVQNDNPYLDAVTAQRLSDAGESTFVLGKLGVNLGVAEPVGEREIQRYLVGVDGELSGDWSWSAYYQYGDVDINVRAQNNPIVSRFILAADAVTDDAGNVVCRSSLSDSGNGCLPYNVFGNQPVADDVKAYLTGTAVSNQKLKQHVWSASMTGVVADLWAGPLTAAFGADYRKESGSGDADEQSMNNEFFVGNFKPFSGKVNVKEGYLELGLPVLDDMDYGTIDINSAIRWTDYSNSGSVRTWKAGVIYSPIDELRFRVTRSSDIRAPNINDLFSGGLVRASAVNDPFRDGESTQYLERSGGNPDLRPEEADTLTVGGSYAPDWLPGFSMSVDYFDIDINDAIGDISSQNILDNCFEGQTEYCAYVARNSDGLVTQISKLPFNFQAEQMTGVDMEFAYTMELGEGELKMRAFATHVTKLSIGVPGTLNFVSRKGEVGNNAGGADSGAPDWRGIGNIGYETHGGTNIGATLRFIGEAKVESDFASNYLQGNDVPSRTYLDLNISQKFDLSSGTLKVFAVVDNVFDRDPPVVVSLQGTSPLDLPTNGALYDTIGRTIRIGARVEF; this is encoded by the coding sequence ATGAGCGTCCATAAGCAGTTCCGCCTTAAAAATAATATGTTTAGTAGTTTAGTACCAGGAATAGTGCTTCTGTCATGTTTTCCGTCATTCACACATGCCCAGCAAGAAACAAGTGAATTGACCAAGCAAGAAAAGCAAGCAGACGCATCTGATATTGAACAGGTTGTCATAACAGGTTCACGATTGCGTCAAGATGGGTCTATGGCTCCAACTCCCGTCACAGTTCTTTCAAGTGATGAAATTGAAGCTGGTGGCAAAACCAATATCGCAGACTTTATTAATGATTTGCCACAATTACAAAACTCAAGCACGCCCCGTTCTATTGGTTTTACGTCTAGCTCAGGTTTACAAGGCGCAAATTTACTGAATCTACGTAACCTTGGAACAAACCGAACACTGGTTTTACTTGACGGTCGCCGCGTTGTTCCTGGGGTACCTACGGGCTCCGTTGATTTAAGTCTGTTGCCAAGTGCATTGGTTAAACGCGTAGATATCGTAACCGGTGGGGCTTCTGCAGCATATGGGGCTGACGCAGTAGCTGGCGTCGTAAACTTAGTACTTGATACAAAATACACAGGTGTAAAAGCGCATATTCAAGGCGGCAGTTCATCTGAAGGTGATGCAGAGAGTAAGTCCGGCTCAATTGCTGGAGGGACCAGTTTTGCCAACGGTCGAGGTCACGTGGTAGGTAACATTGAATACGCTGAAAACAAGGCCGCTTTTGCGAGTGAACGAGACTGGGCTAAAAGCAAAAGTATTGTCCCGAATCCAAATTACACCCAAGGTGGCGCAGAGCATGAGCGCATTATTGTAGACAGTGGATTGGGCCTAGCAACACCAGGGGGCTTAATCATCAACACTCCTCTGCGTGGTACGCAATTTGACGACAATGGTAACCCTGTTCCCTTCGATTTCGGCGCGCCCACAGGAAACGGGTTTATCGCAGTCAGCCCAGACGCCTATAACCCTATTGCGTTGCAACAACTTATTGCACCGTTAGAGCGATACAGCGGTTTTATGCACGCCACTTACGATCTGACTGAAAACACGACCATTTATGGTGAAGCGTCTTACGGTAAATCCACCGTTCGTCAAGAAACGTTACCGTTATTCCGCTTTGCAAATCAAGTGGTGCAGAATGATAACCCGTATCTTGACGCTGTGACTGCGCAAAGACTAAGCGATGCCGGTGAAAGTACTTTCGTACTCGGCAAATTAGGTGTGAACCTTGGTGTGGCTGAACCGGTTGGTGAAAGGGAAATTCAACGTTACCTTGTGGGAGTTGACGGCGAACTAAGCGGTGATTGGTCGTGGAGCGCTTATTATCAGTATGGGGATGTCGATATTAATGTTCGCGCCCAAAATAACCCAATCGTATCGCGTTTTATTTTGGCTGCTGATGCCGTTACCGATGATGCTGGTAACGTCGTATGCCGATCATCGCTAAGCGATTCAGGCAATGGTTGTTTACCTTACAATGTATTTGGCAATCAACCTGTTGCTGATGATGTAAAGGCCTACCTTACTGGCACTGCCGTGTCTAACCAAAAATTAAAGCAACACGTTTGGTCAGCGAGCATGACGGGTGTTGTTGCAGATCTTTGGGCTGGGCCGCTGACTGCGGCTTTTGGCGCTGATTATCGCAAAGAGTCCGGCTCAGGGGATGCTGATGAGCAATCTATGAACAATGAATTTTTTGTGGGGAATTTCAAACCCTTCTCAGGCAAGGTAAATGTCAAAGAGGGATATTTAGAACTTGGCTTACCGGTTCTGGATGATATGGACTATGGAACAATAGACATCAACTCTGCTATTCGCTGGACCGATTATAGCAATAGTGGCTCAGTTAGAACGTGGAAGGCAGGGGTTATCTACTCTCCTATTGATGAGCTTCGTTTTCGCGTAACACGTTCTAGCGATATTCGTGCGCCAAACATCAACGATTTATTCAGTGGGGGACTCGTTAGAGCCTCAGCAGTGAATGACCCATTCAGAGACGGTGAATCTACCCAGTATTTAGAGCGTTCAGGCGGTAACCCAGATCTTCGCCCCGAAGAAGCTGACACTTTGACTGTGGGAGGTTCATATGCCCCAGATTGGTTGCCAGGTTTTAGCATGTCTGTAGATTATTTCGATATAGATATAAACGATGCGATTGGCGATATTTCATCGCAAAATATTCTCGACAATTGCTTTGAAGGCCAAACAGAATACTGCGCCTATGTCGCGCGCAATAGTGACGGTCTTGTCACCCAGATATCGAAACTACCATTTAACTTTCAAGCCGAGCAAATGACCGGCGTTGACATGGAATTCGCTTACACCATGGAGCTAGGGGAGGGCGAGTTAAAAATGCGCGCTTTCGCTACCCACGTTACCAAGCTTTCTATAGGCGTACCAGGAACGCTCAACTTTGTTAGTCGCAAGGGAGAGGTTGGCAACAATGCTGGTGGAGCTGATTCAGGTGCCCCAGATTGGCGCGGAATTGGCAACATTGGTTATGAAACACATGGCGGAACAAATATTGGCGCCACATTGCGCTTCATTGGTGAAGCTAAAGTAGAGAGCGACTTTGCCAGTAATTACTTGCAGGGCAACGACGTGCCGTCACGCACTTATCTCGATTTGAATATCTCCCAGAAATTCGATTTATCCTCGGGCACCTTAAAGGTATTCGCTGTAGTCGATAACGTATTCGATCGAGACCCTCCGGTGGTTGTTTCGCTTCAAGGTACGTCACCATTAGATCTACCTACCAATGGCGCTTTATACGACACAATTGGACGAACTATACGTATTGGGGCGCGTGTTGAGTTTTGA
- a CDS encoding 2-hydroxycarboxylate transporter family protein: MQTKRADVETSNNKRTVMNTLFDTSKSFDLQGIPMGLFVLIAITSVAILQLDELKTVGVVGAFAVLWTIGLFFYALGERVKLLKSVLGGGLVVAYFGAALTANSGAINTGDIKYVQSFIIENRFLYFVLAALLISSIISVKTEVLKAALMSYAPIILGGLSLAAIFGVLAGMMAGVPTERVLIMYFLPIMGGGTGAGAIPMSEVYAEATGNSAADYFNYAIGVLTLGNIVAIITASSLNMLGNKLTFLSGKGQLVKGQEDVDDELKSAQPTDVNTHAATVLVVSLLLVGVVLSATVGLMHLFAWVTVIAVVMNLTGVVSDSMKTALLLLSQWCIKAFLVTILAAFGLSADFEVIAQLFDPGSLFIIVSIVLGAAIGAGVVAHFVKCYPIEGALAGGLCMANAGGAGDLQVLSAARRLSLYPYAQISSRIGGALMLVLASYFFKLFT; encoded by the coding sequence ATGCAAACAAAGCGCGCTGACGTGGAAACGTCAAACAACAAGAGAACTGTGATGAATACACTTTTCGATACGAGTAAATCGTTTGACCTTCAAGGTATACCGATGGGGCTCTTCGTACTGATAGCGATAACGTCAGTGGCGATACTTCAACTTGACGAGTTGAAAACGGTTGGTGTGGTGGGCGCGTTTGCAGTGTTATGGACGATAGGTTTGTTTTTTTATGCACTGGGAGAACGGGTGAAGCTGTTGAAATCGGTATTGGGTGGCGGGCTAGTGGTCGCTTATTTCGGTGCGGCACTAACGGCTAACTCAGGAGCCATTAATACGGGAGATATTAAGTATGTCCAATCTTTCATTATTGAAAACCGTTTTTTGTACTTTGTTCTCGCTGCATTACTTATCAGCAGCATTATCAGTGTCAAGACAGAGGTATTAAAAGCGGCTTTGATGTCTTACGCCCCTATCATTTTAGGTGGGTTGTCGCTTGCTGCCATATTCGGGGTTCTTGCCGGAATGATGGCAGGTGTGCCTACAGAGCGCGTATTGATAATGTACTTTTTACCGATTATGGGAGGTGGAACAGGCGCCGGTGCTATTCCTATGTCTGAAGTGTATGCCGAAGCGACAGGGAACAGCGCCGCAGATTACTTCAATTATGCAATCGGCGTACTGACGCTAGGTAATATCGTCGCGATTATCACAGCATCATCACTCAATATGCTGGGTAATAAGTTAACTTTTCTAAGTGGGAAGGGGCAGTTAGTAAAGGGACAAGAAGATGTTGATGATGAACTCAAGTCGGCACAGCCGACAGACGTAAATACTCATGCAGCGACAGTCTTGGTTGTCAGTTTGTTGCTTGTTGGCGTCGTGCTTTCGGCGACAGTAGGACTGATGCACTTATTTGCTTGGGTCACTGTGATTGCTGTTGTGATGAACCTGACTGGCGTCGTCAGTGACTCGATGAAAACTGCGCTGCTTTTGTTATCACAATGGTGCATTAAAGCTTTTTTGGTCACCATTTTGGCAGCCTTTGGGTTGTCTGCAGACTTTGAGGTGATTGCTCAACTCTTTGACCCCGGAAGTCTTTTTATCATTGTTTCCATCGTTTTGGGCGCCGCAATTGGCGCGGGAGTCGTTGCCCACTTTGTTAAGTGTTATCCGATCGAGGGGGCCCTTGCCGGGGGACTTTGTATGGCAAACGCCGGTGGAGCAGGTGATTTACAGGTCTTAAGTGCTGCACGACGTTTAAGTTTATACCCCTATGCGCAAATATCTTCTCGTATCGGCGGAGCTCTCATGTTGGTTCTTGCCAGCTACTTTTTTAAACTATTCACTTGA
- a CDS encoding acyclic terpene utilization AtuA family protein yields the protein MKEIKILCPSAALGFGCPTESFEEGLRRMPDAIGVDAGSTDPGPYYLGTGQTILGWGPQRKDLEIYLEAQQRLDIPLIIGSAGGPGCLSVLNETIRIIEEIAEENNYHFKLAKIEADFEKDFLKKCVTEDKIQRFEDRTELSAQEIDKSEHIVAQMGVEPLIEALKLGADVIIAGRAYDPAIFAALPIYKGFDPGLAYHMGQILECGAMAAEPAAGADAILATVRDDSFTIEPLNKNRKATVKSVAAHTFYENTNPVQLVFPGGMIDLSETTFVQETDRTVRIAKTKFIPAKQYTLKLEGAKKVGHRAVFIAGIKDPIFIKSVDSIIEQAKNEMVKQLPYKMDEDYQLIFHTYGKNAVMREREPNVDFVGHEIGLVGEAVATTQEIAYAVCSFFHKILLHYPYEGRKQISGNLAFLYSPSNFNMGEVYEFNIYHLLNVDEGVSQFPITISDL from the coding sequence ATGAAAGAAATTAAAATACTGTGTCCTTCAGCAGCTTTAGGTTTTGGATGCCCAACTGAATCTTTCGAAGAAGGATTGAGGAGAATGCCCGATGCCATTGGCGTTGATGCAGGCTCAACGGATCCCGGTCCGTATTATCTTGGAACGGGACAAACTATTCTCGGCTGGGGGCCTCAGAGGAAGGATTTAGAAATCTACCTTGAAGCCCAGCAAAGACTTGATATTCCTTTAATAATTGGCTCCGCTGGTGGACCGGGGTGCCTCTCGGTGCTCAATGAGACAATTCGTATTATTGAGGAGATCGCAGAAGAGAATAACTACCACTTTAAATTAGCTAAAATTGAGGCTGATTTCGAAAAGGATTTTCTCAAGAAATGTGTCACCGAAGATAAAATTCAACGCTTTGAAGATAGAACAGAACTAAGCGCCCAAGAGATTGACAAGTCTGAGCACATTGTTGCTCAAATGGGAGTTGAACCTTTGATTGAAGCGTTGAAATTGGGCGCAGACGTTATTATCGCCGGACGAGCTTATGATCCAGCCATTTTCGCTGCTCTGCCAATCTATAAGGGATTTGATCCTGGATTAGCATATCACATGGGGCAAATTTTAGAGTGTGGGGCCATGGCCGCAGAGCCTGCCGCTGGCGCAGATGCCATTTTAGCGACCGTTAGAGATGATTCATTTACCATAGAGCCGCTTAATAAAAACAGAAAAGCGACGGTTAAGTCGGTTGCTGCACATACCTTTTATGAAAACACTAACCCTGTACAGTTGGTGTTTCCTGGCGGCATGATCGATTTATCTGAAACGACATTCGTGCAAGAAACAGATCGTACAGTGCGTATTGCAAAGACTAAATTTATCCCTGCGAAGCAGTATACGTTGAAGTTAGAAGGCGCTAAGAAAGTAGGCCACAGAGCGGTGTTTATTGCGGGCATCAAAGATCCTATTTTCATTAAATCTGTGGATAGCATCATCGAGCAAGCCAAAAATGAAATGGTTAAACAGCTCCCTTATAAGATGGATGAAGACTACCAATTAATATTCCATACCTATGGCAAAAACGCCGTCATGAGGGAACGTGAGCCTAATGTTGACTTTGTAGGTCACGAAATCGGTTTGGTAGGTGAAGCCGTGGCAACGACTCAGGAAATTGCCTATGCCGTGTGTTCCTTTTTTCACAAAATACTCCTTCATTACCCCTATGAAGGGCGAAAACAGATTTCTGGTAACTTAGCGTTTCTGTATTCACCATCGAATTTCAACATGGGGGAAGTGTATGAGTTCAATATATATCATCTCCTCAACGTGGATGAAGGTGTGAGCCAATTCCCTATAACTATCTCAGACCTGTAA
- a CDS encoding DUF4387 domain-containing protein, translating into MTKTKTLGQLAKFLRSKNAGPFYLTLDIFFYGKEDYLKAKSTGLINKRLISQLYRIDEEDISIIEFDPAEAIKVSFPRPVSSGSVGDSDVYGAQQHAPLFDIEIPWN; encoded by the coding sequence ATGACAAAAACTAAAACACTTGGTCAGTTGGCCAAGTTTCTCAGAAGTAAAAATGCGGGTCCGTTTTATCTTACCCTTGATATTTTTTTCTACGGCAAAGAGGATTACTTGAAAGCGAAAAGCACGGGGCTTATCAATAAGCGTCTTATTTCGCAGCTTTACCGTATCGATGAGGAGGATATTTCCATCATCGAATTTGATCCCGCTGAGGCGATTAAAGTATCTTTTCCCAGGCCTGTTTCTTCAGGCAGTGTAGGAGATTCTGATGTGTATGGTGCACAGCAACATGCGCCATTATTCGATATTGAAATCCCTTGGAATTAA